In a genomic window of Virgibacillus sp. SK37:
- a CDS encoding DUF3891 family protein, which yields MIVREHEREFTMIEQHHHADTSFQIMGNWREDLFKKNALRKSVEYAIAKHDCGWQPFDIEPFWNEKDQAPYTFMNFPEPAKIVLYKNGIDEVEASDPYAAALCSEHYSRFLVNNKDHASRKFIQHEKERRERIFSSISSFDQDAFDFHYALLQLGDNLSLYLCLNEPEPTAESIHPFFKKGVAVSEPLKSFLDGTIQPNWKRENHIHLDPFPFKKPFTVTLKQKTVKKTAISEQGLIDSYISTPYEELTYHFTEK from the coding sequence ATGATTGTACGAGAACATGAAAGGGAATTCACAATGATCGAACAACATCACCATGCAGATACATCTTTTCAAATAATGGGGAACTGGAGAGAAGACTTATTCAAGAAGAATGCTTTACGTAAATCGGTGGAGTATGCTATTGCTAAGCACGACTGTGGGTGGCAACCCTTTGATATCGAACCCTTCTGGAATGAGAAGGATCAAGCTCCATATACTTTTATGAACTTTCCGGAACCCGCTAAGATTGTTCTATATAAAAATGGAATAGATGAAGTAGAAGCTTCTGACCCTTATGCTGCAGCATTGTGCAGTGAACATTACTCGCGTTTTCTAGTTAATAATAAGGATCACGCCTCCAGAAAATTTATTCAACACGAAAAAGAAAGACGCGAACGAATTTTCTCAAGCATTTCTAGCTTCGACCAGGATGCTTTTGATTTCCATTATGCATTACTACAGCTTGGAGATAATCTTTCCTTATATCTTTGTTTAAATGAACCCGAACCTACAGCAGAGAGTATCCATCCTTTTTTTAAAAAGGGCGTAGCTGTATCCGAACCTCTGAAATCTTTTTTAGATGGAACTATCCAGCCAAATTGGAAGAGAGAAAATCATATTCATTTAGATCCATTTCCATTCAAGAAGCCATTTACAGTTACCTTAAAACAAAAAACAGTAAAGAAAACTGCCATTTCCGAGCAGGGTTTGATAGATAGCTATATCAGCACACCTTACGAAGAATTAACCTACCATTTCACCGAAAAATAA
- a CDS encoding calcium/sodium antiporter — protein MAYFLLLIGFVLLIKGADLFVDGSSNIARLLRVSPMLIGLTIVALGTSSPEATVSIIAALEGSSEVSLGNVIGSNIFNLTLVVGIAAILYPLKVESETVRKEIPFTLLASIALLVLISDIFLEGVSANFLTRSDGIIFLLFLSIFMYYVIEVGLRNRDNSEKEVSPDVKWPRNILFTVLGIVGIIIGGDMVVSNGTTIAYSLGMSETLVGLTIIAVGTSLPELVTSITAAMKKESEIALGNIVGSNIFNILFVLGASSAITPLPVNNKVFIDITVMIVLTLLLLLFSRTSYKIGKVEGSVLVIIYVVYLAYIIFRN, from the coding sequence ATGGCATATTTTTTATTACTGATTGGTTTTGTACTATTAATAAAAGGAGCTGACTTATTTGTTGATGGCTCATCTAATATAGCTAGATTGCTGCGAGTCTCTCCAATGTTAATAGGATTAACAATTGTGGCTTTAGGGACGAGCTCTCCTGAAGCAACAGTAAGTATTATAGCAGCATTGGAAGGTAGTTCTGAAGTTTCTTTAGGAAATGTAATCGGGAGTAATATTTTTAATCTTACCCTCGTAGTAGGTATCGCCGCGATATTATACCCTTTGAAGGTTGAGAGTGAGACGGTACGAAAAGAAATTCCATTTACTTTACTTGCTAGTATTGCCTTACTTGTACTAATTAGTGATATTTTCCTTGAAGGGGTTAGTGCCAATTTTCTTACTCGCAGCGATGGGATCATCTTTCTTCTATTTCTGTCTATCTTTATGTACTATGTTATTGAAGTCGGCTTAAGAAATCGGGATAATTCGGAAAAGGAAGTCTCGCCTGACGTTAAGTGGCCAAGAAATATTTTGTTTACAGTACTAGGAATTGTCGGCATAATTATTGGCGGGGATATGGTTGTATCGAATGGGACTACGATTGCTTATTCGCTGGGAATGAGCGAGACATTAGTAGGTTTAACGATTATTGCAGTCGGAACCTCCTTGCCAGAGCTGGTAACTTCAATTACAGCGGCAATGAAAAAGGAAAGCGAGATTGCATTAGGTAATATTGTTGGAAGTAACATTTTTAATATTTTATTTGTATTAGGTGCTTCCTCCGCTATAACGCCATTACCAGTCAATAACAAAGTTTTTATAGATATTACTGTAATGATTGTGCTAACATTACTTCTGTTATTATTTTCACGGACCAGTTATAAAATTGGAAAAGTGGAAGGAAGTGTTTTAGTAATCATTTACGTTGTTTACTTAGCGTATATCATTTTTAGAAACTAG
- a CDS encoding conserved virulence factor C family protein, with translation MKIVSIEPTPSPYSMKINIDEPLKENQTENYKQDDDLSHAPEYVKQLFTVHGVKGLYRVIDFIALERNPRVPWEEILPHVRQTLGSVEDHEEQYLPQSENTDDAFGEIKVYIQMFRDIPMQIKLQEGGQEERIGLPERFAVAAMEASKEADNYLMERKWVEQSPRYGDINEIGEEVKEELSATYDTARLTQLVEKASSKSQEDVPQQERKRVTLEMLDQPDWKARYAALDQMDPSLEDLPVLDKALDDDKASIRRLATAYLGMIEEKDVLPYLYKALEDKAVNVRRTAGDCLSDLGFKDAIPAMIKALSDKNRLVRWRAAMFLYEVGDETAIPALHKAMEDTEFEVRMQVKMALARIEGGEEAKGSIWSQMTEAAKR, from the coding sequence TTGAAAATAGTATCGATAGAGCCAACCCCAAGTCCTTATTCGATGAAGATTAATATAGATGAACCACTAAAAGAAAATCAAACAGAAAATTATAAGCAGGATGATGACCTGTCTCATGCACCAGAATATGTAAAACAATTATTTACTGTCCATGGTGTAAAAGGTCTTTATCGTGTTATTGATTTTATCGCATTGGAGAGAAATCCACGAGTGCCGTGGGAAGAAATTCTCCCACATGTAAGGCAAACGCTTGGTTCTGTTGAGGATCATGAAGAGCAATATCTTCCTCAAAGTGAAAACACGGATGACGCTTTTGGCGAAATAAAAGTATATATACAAATGTTTCGCGACATACCTATGCAGATTAAATTGCAGGAAGGTGGGCAAGAAGAGCGTATAGGCTTACCAGAACGCTTTGCAGTTGCAGCTATGGAAGCATCCAAGGAAGCTGATAATTATCTAATGGAAAGAAAATGGGTAGAACAAAGCCCACGCTATGGGGATATAAATGAAATAGGGGAAGAAGTTAAAGAGGAATTGTCTGCGACCTACGATACCGCACGATTAACACAGCTTGTAGAAAAAGCATCCTCCAAATCCCAAGAAGATGTTCCACAACAAGAAAGGAAGAGAGTCACATTAGAAATGCTGGATCAACCTGACTGGAAAGCAAGGTACGCTGCACTGGATCAGATGGACCCAAGCCTTGAGGACCTCCCTGTATTAGACAAAGCGTTGGATGATGATAAGGCTTCAATTCGCAGACTTGCGACAGCTTATCTTGGTATGATTGAAGAAAAAGACGTACTCCCATATCTCTATAAAGCCTTAGAGGATAAAGCAGTAAATGTGAGACGAACTGCAGGTGACTGTTTATCCGACCTTGGATTTAAAGACGCCATCCCTGCCATGATAAAAGCCTTGTCTGATAAGAACAGATTAGTACGGTGGCGGGCTGCTATGTTTTTATATGAGGTTGGAGATGAAACTGCCATCCCAGCCCTTCACAAGGCAATGGAAGATACAGAATTTGAAGTGAGAATGCAGGTGAAAATGGCTCTTGCCAGAATTGAAGGTGGCGAAGAAGCAAAGGGATCCATTTGGAGTCAAATGACAGAAGCTGCGAAGCGGTAG
- a CDS encoding acyl-CoA thioesterase — protein sequence MEQVAMKHSKTIQTRLVLPPDTNHLDTIFGGKVLAYIDEIAALTAMKHANSAVVTASIDSVDFLSSAKVGDSLTLEAFVTYTGTSSMEVYVKVTAHDLIKNEEKLTTESFLTMVAVNEFGKPQPVPKVFPETEEEIRLHTAAPKRKENRERRAALK from the coding sequence ATGGAGCAAGTAGCAATGAAGCATTCAAAAACAATTCAAACACGATTAGTATTGCCACCAGACACAAATCATTTAGATACTATTTTTGGTGGAAAGGTTTTAGCGTATATAGATGAAATAGCGGCATTGACGGCTATGAAACATGCGAATAGTGCGGTGGTTACCGCTTCGATTGATTCAGTGGATTTTTTATCTTCCGCAAAAGTAGGAGATTCTTTAACTTTGGAAGCATTTGTTACATATACGGGAACCAGTTCGATGGAAGTGTATGTGAAGGTAACCGCTCATGACTTAATTAAAAATGAAGAAAAGCTAACCACCGAGTCCTTTTTGACAATGGTGGCAGTAAATGAATTTGGTAAACCACAGCCGGTTCCGAAAGTTTTCCCGGAAACGGAAGAAGAAATAAGATTGCACACAGCTGCACCTAAACGAAAAGAGAATCGAGAAAGACGTGCAGCATTAAAATAA
- a CDS encoding YaiI/YqxD family protein — protein MKIFVDADACPVKKIIIEEATKAAIPVTLVTSFSHYSNEEQPAGVETVYVDTGAEAADYRIMKLANKGDLIVTQDYGLASIGLAKGCTVLHHKGFAYTNNNIDQLLQTRYLSAMERKSGKRTKGPKAMSEEDRSKFRNLFLTYIKR, from the coding sequence ATGAAAATATTTGTGGATGCAGATGCTTGCCCAGTCAAAAAAATAATTATTGAAGAAGCAACAAAAGCAGCTATTCCTGTTACTCTTGTAACCAGTTTTTCTCATTACTCCAATGAAGAGCAACCCGCTGGAGTGGAAACAGTATATGTTGATACTGGAGCGGAAGCAGCTGACTATCGTATTATGAAACTCGCTAACAAAGGAGACCTTATCGTTACGCAGGATTATGGCCTCGCTTCTATTGGATTGGCAAAGGGATGTACGGTTTTGCATCATAAAGGATTTGCCTATACAAACAACAACATCGATCAGCTTTTACAAACAAGGTATCTGAGTGCGATGGAAAGAAAAAGTGGAAAGCGTACGAAAGGCCCAAAGGCAATGAGTGAAGAAGACAGAAGTAAGTTTAGAAACCTATTCTTAACATACATCAAAAGATAA
- a CDS encoding cytochrome P450, translating to MVEQKEIPKESGIEHSIGLLREGYMYIPNRRHSFQSDLFETRLLGQKAICMGGKEAAEIFYDNTKFKRSGAAPKRVQKTLFGENGVQTLDGEEHKHRKQMFMSLMSSERLEHLNNITYKHLDTVATDWEKKEQIILYEEAKRLMTRVACEWAGVPLWANEVDKRADDLSTIIESSVSMGINYRKGKQARNRSENWMKDLIAQVRNEERMPEEGTALYTIAWHRDLQGDLLEPDVAAVELLNILRPIVAIAIYISFTTLAVQQFPKQKNKLRENGSDYYQMFVQEVRRYYPFFPFAGARVKENFTWEGYSFKKGTLTLLDLYGTNHDHRLWDNPDRFDPERFKNWEGSPFDFIPQGGGDHYLGHRCAGEWVTVRVMKVVLDYFVNRMDYQVPTQDLSFSMVSMPSIPKSGIKLTHMKKV from the coding sequence ATGGTGGAACAAAAAGAAATTCCTAAAGAATCAGGTATCGAGCATAGTATAGGTTTGTTGCGAGAAGGGTATATGTACATCCCAAACAGACGGCATAGCTTCCAAAGTGATTTATTTGAGACTCGCTTGCTTGGACAAAAAGCTATTTGTATGGGGGGCAAGGAGGCTGCTGAAATTTTTTATGATAATACTAAATTTAAAAGAAGTGGTGCAGCCCCCAAGCGCGTACAAAAGACATTATTTGGTGAGAATGGGGTCCAAACATTGGATGGGGAGGAACATAAGCATCGGAAGCAAATGTTTATGTCGCTCATGTCCTCGGAACGCTTGGAACATCTAAATAATATTACGTATAAACATCTGGATACGGTGGCAACGGATTGGGAAAAGAAGGAACAGATAATCCTTTATGAAGAGGCAAAAAGGTTAATGACCCGTGTTGCTTGTGAATGGGCAGGTGTTCCACTTTGGGCGAACGAAGTAGACAAACGAGCAGATGATTTAAGTACAATTATTGAATCCTCTGTTTCTATGGGGATTAACTACCGAAAAGGGAAGCAGGCTCGTAACCGGTCAGAAAATTGGATGAAGGATTTAATTGCTCAAGTAAGAAACGAAGAACGAATGCCGGAGGAAGGTACAGCGTTATACACCATCGCATGGCATAGAGATTTACAGGGTGATTTATTAGAGCCGGATGTAGCAGCTGTTGAATTACTAAATATATTAAGGCCAATTGTCGCAATTGCTATTTATATTAGCTTCACAACCCTGGCAGTTCAGCAATTCCCTAAACAAAAAAATAAACTAAGAGAAAATGGAAGCGACTACTATCAAATGTTCGTGCAGGAAGTAAGACGTTACTATCCATTTTTCCCATTTGCCGGAGCTCGTGTGAAGGAGAATTTTACATGGGAAGGATATTCATTTAAAAAAGGAACATTAACACTGCTGGATTTATATGGCACCAATCATGATCATAGATTATGGGATAATCCAGATAGATTTGATCCCGAACGCTTCAAAAATTGGGAAGGAAGCCCATTTGATTTTATTCCACAAGGTGGAGGAGATCACTATCTGGGACATCGTTGTGCGGGGGAATGGGTTACCGTTCGAGTAATGAAAGTAGTGCTCGATTATTTTGTTAACAGGATGGATTATCAGGTTCCGACACAAGATTTAAGTTTTAGCATGGTATCTATGCCAAGCATTCCTAAAAGTGGAATAAAGCTGACTCATATGAAGAAGGTATAA
- a CDS encoding class I SAM-dependent rRNA methyltransferase, with amino-acid sequence MNSVVELKVKANAIRSFQNGYPLITKEAISNFGMLKEEGSIVHLTDDSNQFIAKGYYGKQNKGIGWVLTRNKNTKIDYSFFKNKILIAINKRQSYYKDPDTNAFRLFNGEGDGIGGFTIDYYDSHYVINWYSEGIYTFKEEVLRVLDELGDYKAIYEKKRFDTKGQYLDDDDFVKGERGEFPIIVMENGIRYAAYLNDGAMTGIFLDQHDVRKAIRDRYAKGKHVLNTFSYTGAFSVAAALGGAEKTTSVDLAKRSKSKTIEQFSVNGIDYETQNIRVMDVFDYFKYAKRKSLKFDLVILDPPSFARSKKYTFSTAKDYPALLKDTIEITDKNGVIVASTNNATFGMKKFKGFVERAFKEMKVGYTILEEFRLPGDFMVHKDFPQGNYLKVLVIQKKN; translated from the coding sequence ATGAATTCTGTAGTCGAATTAAAAGTAAAAGCAAATGCTATAAGAAGCTTTCAAAATGGTTATCCATTGATTACGAAAGAGGCAATAAGCAATTTTGGAATGCTTAAAGAAGAAGGCAGTATCGTTCACCTCACCGATGACTCGAATCAATTTATTGCCAAGGGTTATTATGGTAAGCAAAATAAAGGGATTGGCTGGGTGCTCACCCGCAATAAAAATACTAAAATTGATTATTCTTTTTTTAAGAACAAAATTCTAATTGCCATAAACAAGCGACAATCATATTATAAGGATCCGGATACCAATGCGTTTCGCCTTTTTAATGGGGAAGGTGATGGCATAGGCGGATTTACGATTGATTATTATGATAGTCATTACGTTATCAATTGGTATAGCGAAGGGATCTACACATTTAAGGAAGAGGTTCTTCGTGTGTTGGATGAACTAGGAGATTATAAGGCAATTTATGAAAAGAAACGTTTTGACACAAAAGGCCAGTATTTGGATGACGATGATTTTGTGAAAGGGGAACGGGGAGAGTTTCCAATTATTGTGATGGAGAACGGCATTCGTTATGCAGCCTATCTAAACGATGGTGCCATGACTGGTATCTTCCTGGATCAGCATGATGTACGAAAAGCGATACGCGATCGCTATGCAAAAGGAAAACATGTATTGAATACCTTTTCTTATACAGGTGCTTTCTCCGTGGCTGCGGCTTTAGGGGGAGCGGAAAAGACGACAAGCGTGGATTTGGCTAAGAGAAGTAAAAGTAAAACAATAGAGCAATTTAGTGTGAATGGCATTGATTATGAGACCCAGAACATTCGTGTGATGGATGTATTTGATTATTTTAAATATGCTAAGCGCAAAAGTTTGAAATTTGATCTGGTTATTCTAGATCCACCAAGCTTTGCACGCTCAAAAAAGTATACATTCAGTACAGCGAAGGACTATCCGGCACTTTTAAAAGATACAATTGAAATTACGGATAAGAATGGTGTAATTGTTGCATCTACTAACAACGCTACATTTGGAATGAAAAAGTTTAAAGGTTTTGTGGAAAGGGCATTTAAAGAAATGAAAGTTGGTTATACAATTTTGGAGGAATTTCGCCTACCAGGAGATTTTATGGTCCACAAAGATTTTCCACAAGGGAATTATCTAAAAGTGCTGGTTATACAGAAAAAGAATTAA
- the argF gene encoding ornithine carbamoyltransferase: protein MGIELAEITNKQVNLHGRDFLSLVDYTPEEIDYLLDLAEYLKEQKKKGEVVEPLKGKTLGMIFEKSSTRTRVSFEAGVYQLGGTGIFLNSGDLQLGRGESISDTAKVLSGYLDGIMIRTFSQEGIEELAHHSTIPVINGLTDLYHPCQVLADLLTIKEIKGKLEGVKMCYIGDGNNMAHSLMIGGALMGMEISIAAPEEYQPNETITKKVEKLAEKHGGSINITDNVKIAADGADIIYTDVWASMGQEMEQEKRLKAFKNYQVNNTLLSNANSDVIFMHCLPAHRGEEVSAEVIDGDHSVVFHQAENRLHAQKALMTALMGDK, encoded by the coding sequence ATGGGTATTGAATTAGCAGAAATCACTAATAAACAAGTGAATTTACATGGACGTGACTTCTTATCTTTAGTTGATTACACACCAGAGGAAATAGATTACTTACTTGATTTGGCGGAATATCTAAAAGAGCAGAAAAAGAAAGGAGAAGTTGTAGAGCCCTTAAAAGGCAAGACGCTTGGGATGATATTTGAGAAGTCTTCCACAAGAACCCGTGTATCTTTTGAAGCTGGTGTTTATCAATTAGGAGGGACAGGGATATTCCTGAATTCAGGAGACCTGCAACTTGGTAGAGGAGAATCTATTTCAGATACAGCAAAGGTTCTGTCAGGGTATTTGGATGGAATAATGATTCGTACCTTTTCCCAGGAAGGAATTGAAGAGTTGGCTCATCATTCTACTATTCCTGTTATTAATGGACTGACGGATCTTTATCATCCTTGTCAGGTGTTAGCAGATCTTCTTACAATTAAAGAAATAAAGGGGAAGCTAGAAGGGGTGAAAATGTGTTATATAGGAGATGGAAATAACATGGCCCATTCCTTAATGATTGGTGGAGCGCTGATGGGAATGGAAATCTCTATAGCTGCTCCCGAAGAGTACCAACCAAATGAAACAATCACCAAGAAGGTAGAGAAGCTTGCTGAAAAACATGGTGGCAGTATCAATATTACGGACAATGTAAAAATAGCTGCAGATGGAGCAGATATTATTTATACAGATGTTTGGGCAAGCATGGGGCAAGAGATGGAACAGGAAAAACGGCTTAAGGCGTTCAAAAACTACCAGGTGAATAACACATTACTATCTAACGCCAATTCGGATGTTATATTCATGCATTGTTTGCCGGCTCATCGTGGAGAGGAGGTGTCTGCAGAAGTTATTGATGGCGATCATTCCGTTGTATTTCATCAAGCTGAGAATCGGTTGCATGCACAAAAAGCATTAATGACTGCTTTAATGGGGGATAAATAA
- the thrB gene encoding homoserine kinase — MDFKLSVPASTANLGPAFDSAGLAVQLYLHLNVEQAEKWEFVHTTELLPDCTTYEEHFIYQIAQRTAERYQQYLPPAKVTISSDIPLARGLGSSASAVVAGIELANQLCKLSLPKEEKLQVGTEIEGHPDNIAAALLGGLVITAKLTEDDLEYVHLSNIDLDTVVYIPQVELKTEAARRVIPEQFSKNQATTASSISNVMVAALITGDYEQAGKIMERDGFHEPFRAELIPNYQQIKLLAKEHGAFGTVISGAGPTMISFTAKGRGTQLAEKMGPLLPEHQVRMVKIDRAGLQIL; from the coding sequence ATGGATTTTAAACTTTCCGTTCCAGCAAGTACTGCCAACCTAGGCCCTGCCTTTGATTCCGCAGGCCTGGCAGTACAGCTTTATCTTCATTTAAATGTAGAACAGGCCGAGAAATGGGAGTTTGTGCATACAACCGAGCTATTACCTGACTGCACAACATATGAAGAACATTTTATTTACCAAATAGCTCAAAGAACTGCAGAGCGTTATCAGCAATATCTTCCCCCAGCTAAAGTGACCATCTCCAGTGATATTCCCTTAGCCAGGGGACTTGGAAGCAGTGCTTCTGCTGTTGTGGCAGGAATAGAGCTTGCGAATCAGCTATGCAAACTATCCTTGCCCAAAGAAGAAAAATTGCAGGTCGGCACAGAAATCGAAGGCCATCCCGATAATATAGCAGCAGCTTTACTTGGAGGCTTAGTAATCACTGCAAAATTAACAGAGGATGATCTTGAATATGTCCATTTATCCAATATCGATTTGGATACCGTTGTATATATTCCACAAGTAGAGCTTAAGACAGAGGCAGCTAGAAGAGTGATACCTGAACAATTTTCCAAAAACCAAGCTACTACTGCCAGTAGTATTAGTAATGTAATGGTAGCAGCTTTGATAACTGGAGACTATGAACAGGCTGGTAAAATAATGGAGAGGGACGGTTTCCATGAACCATTCCGTGCAGAACTTATCCCGAATTACCAGCAAATAAAGCTACTAGCTAAAGAGCATGGTGCTTTTGGAACGGTCATCAGTGGAGCAGGTCCTACAATGATTTCATTTACGGCTAAAGGAAGAGGAACTCAACTTGCTGAAAAAATGGGACCCCTTCTTCCAGAACATCAAGTTCGTATGGTAAAAATAGATAGAGCTGGTCTGCAAATCCTTTAA